Proteins encoded by one window of Methylovirgula ligni:
- a CDS encoding DUF6165 family protein, whose product MPILVEIAAGELIDKMTILEIKLDRIGEAGKRANVRREYEQLSAVFQTHVPPSDRLAELTAALKDANQELWHIEDDIRERERIKDFGPEFIALARSVYQTNDRRAALKREINTLLLSPIVEEKSYAAY is encoded by the coding sequence ATGCCCATTCTCGTCGAGATCGCCGCCGGCGAACTCATCGACAAGATGACCATTCTCGAGATCAAGCTCGATCGGATCGGCGAGGCTGGAAAGCGCGCCAACGTCCGCCGCGAATACGAGCAATTGAGCGCGGTCTTCCAGACACATGTGCCGCCGAGCGACAGACTCGCCGAACTCACCGCCGCCCTGAAGGACGCCAATCAGGAACTCTGGCATATCGAGGACGATATCCGCGAACGTGAACGAATCAAGGATTTCGGCCCGGAATTCATCGCCCTCGCCCGCTCGGTCTATCAGACCAACGACCGCCGGGCGGCACTGAAACGCGAGATCAATACCCTCCTGTTAAGCCCGATCGTCGAAGAAAAAAGCTATGCCGCCTATTGA